The DNA segment gATCGAAGGCGAGGTATGTAGACCGGTATAAATTGTGGTTCTCCGGAGTCGTGAAGGGCACGAACGGAGTGGGCATTTTAGTGGATAGGGAGCTAAGAAAGTCGGTGGTAGAGGTTAAACGGGTGAAAGACATATTGATGGCGATTAAGGTAGTAGTTAGAGGGAGCACTCTAAATGTCATTAGTACTTACACGCCGCAAACGGGCTTGAACGAGGAGGTTAAAAGGCGCTTTTGGGAGGTGATGGATGAGGTGGTGCGGGGTATGTTGCCTACAGAGAAGCTATTCATAGGAgaggatttcaatggtcatactGGGTTGTCTGCTAGTGGCTATGGTGAAGTGCACCGTGGCTTCAGCTTTGGTGATAGGAACGGGGGTGGTACCTCACTGTTGGATTTTGCTAGAGCTTTTGAGTTGGTGATCGTGAAATCTATGTTTCCGAAGagggaggagcatttggttactttccGGAGTATGATGGCTAAGACTCAAATTGACTATCCCCTCCTCAGGAGTTGTGATAGGgggttgtgcgaggattgcaagGTGATCCCGAGTGAGAACCTCGCAACTCAATATAGTCTCCTAGTGATGGACGTCGATATCTTGATTAAAAGGAAGAAGAGGTTTGTACGGGGTCAGTCGAGGATCGGGTGGGGAGCTTTGTCTAAGGATAATGTGCAGGAGTTGGAGAGGCGGCTGACGAATATGGGTGCCTAGAAGAGTGGTGGGGACGCTAGCGCTATGTGGACGGCAACATCGGACTGTATAAGGGAGGCAGCAAGAGAGGTGTTTGGAGTTTTGAATGGTTACTCTAGTGGGCACCGAggcgactggtggtggaatgacgtGATCCAAGGTAAAGTAGAAACCAATGAAGCGGCTTACATTAAGTTAGTAGAGAGCACCGACGAGGATCAGAGGAGAGCGAACAGAGAAAGATATAAGGATGCTGGGAAGGAGGCAAAATTAGCGGTCACAGAGGCTAAGACTGTTGCTTTTGGTCAGCTTTATGAGGAACTTCGGGGCAATGGTGGGGACAAGAAGTTATTTCGGTTGGCCAAAGCGAGAGAGAAGAAGGCTCACAACCTGGATCtagtgaggtgcatcaaagatGAGGACGGTCGAGTATTGATGGAAGAGGCCAGATTAGGCAAAGATGGCAGTCATACTTTTATAAACTTCTGAATAAAGAGAGGGATAGAAACATCGTGTTAGGGAAATTGGGGCACTCCGAGAGTCATCGAGACTTTAGGTATTATAGGCGCATTAAGGTTGAGGAGGTCGTGGGTGCAATGGGTTAGATGAGTCGGGGTAAAGTGACCGGACCAGACGAGATTCCAGTAGAGTTTTGGAGATATGCGGGTAGGGCAAGCTAGGAATGGCTGACTGAGTTGTTTAATGTTATCTTTTGGACAAAGAAGATGCCTGATGAGTGGCGGTAGAGTATAATGGTTTCGATGTACAAGAACAAAGGAGATATCTAgaattgtaacaactataggggtatcaagttactaagtcataccGTGAACGTTTGTGAGAGGGTGATGGAAGGGAGGATAAGGAGGGAGGTGTCTATATTAGAAAACCAGTTTGGGTTCATGTCGGATCGTTCTACTACGGAAGCGATCCACCTTATCGGGAGGTTGGTCGAACTATACAGGGATAGTAAGAGggatttgcatatggtgtttattgacctagaaaaGGCATATGACAAGGTCCCTAGGGGCATCCTTTGGAGGTTTTTGGAGGTGAAAGGTGTGTTGGTGGCTTACATTAGGGCAGATggtggcctaagaagtattggggcgagGTGATCAGGTAGGACATGGCgcggcttcagatttccgaggacatagCTCTTTATAGGAACATGTAGAGGTTGAGCATTAGGGTGGTAGGATAGGGGATACTTCCCTCTTTGTATCGGGTAGTTTGATAAAGTTTTGTGTAGGTTTGTTAGCGGTCTATGTTGTACTCACGTTGTTGTTTTGCATAGTTTTGTGTTATTGTCCTTTCACTTCTTCGttgttgttattttctttctggCATCTTTTGTTGTTACGTGCATtttctcttgtttcttttcttgttgTCTCTCATGTTGAGCCGAGAGTCGActagaaacaacctctctatccttttcggggtaggggtaaggtctgtgtactctactctccccagatcccactagtgggattttactgggtatgttgttgttgttgttgttatagttGTCAATGTTGGATGAACTGCCACCAAGAGTTGTTTGGCACCGCATCCCAAATCGATTGTTGGACATGTACGTCAATCGTGTCCTGTTTGGAAACATAAATCACATTTATGCGCATATAAAGTATCCCCAACATCCATTTAGTTCCATATCTACGTTCTTTTTTGCACTCCCCTATGACACAAAAATGCCTTGTTACAAACAATTACAAATGGTTCTGGTGGACAATAAAACTCAGAACCCAAAGGTTGGAAGTTACCACTATAGGTGTTTGCGTATGCAGCCATACTATATTCTTTATTAACATACCTAATTGCTGCAAACCAAGTATGTTGATAGCATTTCATGGCATGAGAGTATGGAATGTGATAAATCATCCATTTACCACATGAACATAACGAGTGCTATCATTGATAGTGTGGGTATTATTACTACAGCCTTGATGCAAACtggttcaaacttcaaaaatatttAGGTACTGTAATATTGCAAATATATATGCCACTGTGACCGCTTCCTATAAAGCTCATTTTGTTACGTCGGTTTTGGCATAACTTGAACACTCATTTCAACCAAGGAGGATGCACTTCGGAATCTATCAACTAACCTCTCTGCCAGCTGCTTGAGTGACATCAGCACCATGGCAGTGGTTGATAGTCCATGAGCTGACTTTAATAACCCATTGGCAGACTGAGATATTTGTAATCAAAATTCTCCATCTTCTACTACCATTCTTATGCCGAGTCCATTTCTCAATCTCAGGAATATAAGCTACTTCGTCTTCCTACCAAATCAATTCCATTCACATCAAGAATTTTCTCTCTTGATGATTTGTTACATTCATCCACATTAGATCATGCAACCTCTTATTCGTATAAGGTCGTTAGAGGTTGGCCTTAAAGTACCTAATACAGTAATGGTGGTAGCCGTACGGCTACTTCCATTCATCTAAAGCACACACGGAACCTGAAATCCCAGTATGCCGATCCGATATTAGATAAATACCTAAACGTGTCTCACAACATGATCCATCAAGTGGTTTAAAATAATGTCCAAGTCTCTTGACTTTCGTTGGCACAAGTAGCAAAGGCAAAGGGAAATATTTGGCCATTAAC comes from the Nicotiana sylvestris chromosome 4, ASM39365v2, whole genome shotgun sequence genome and includes:
- the LOC104234534 gene encoding uncharacterized protein; protein product: MAIKVVVRGSTLNVISTYTPQTGLNEEVKRRFWEVMDEVVRGMLPTEKLFIGEDFNGHTGLSASGYGEVHRGFSFGDRNGGGTSLLDFARAFELVIVKSMFPKREEHLVTFRSMMAKTQIDYPLLRSCDRGLCEDCKVIPSENLATQYSLLVMDVDILIKRKKRFVRGQSRIGWGALSKDNVQELERRLTNMGA
- the LOC104234535 gene encoding uncharacterized protein, giving the protein MWTATSDCIREAAREVFGVLNGYSSGHRGDWWWNDVIQGKVETNEAAYIKLVESTDEDQRRANRERYKDAGKEAKLAVTEAKTVAFGQLYEELRGNGGDKKLFRLAKAREKKAHNLDLVRCIKDEDGRVLMEEARLGKDGSHTFINF